The Papio anubis isolate 15944 chromosome 1, Panubis1.0, whole genome shotgun sequence genome window below encodes:
- the G0S2 gene encoding G0/G1 switch protein 2: METVQELIPLAKEMMAQKRKGKMVKLYVLGSVLALFGVVLGLMETVCSPFTAASRLRDQEAAVAELQATLERQALQKQALQEKGKQQDTVLGGRALSNRPHAS, encoded by the coding sequence ATGGAAACGGTCCAGGAGCTGATCCCCCTGGCCAAGGAGATGATGGCCCAGAAGCGCAAGGGGAAGATGGTGAAGCTGTACGTGCTGGGCAGCGTGCTGGCCCTCTTCGGCGTGGTACTCGGCCTGATGGAGACTGTGTGCAGCCCCTTCACGGCCGCCAGCCGTCTGCGGGACCAGGAGGCAGCCGTGGCGGAGCTGCAGGCCACCCTGGAGCGACAGGCTCTCCAGAAGCAAGCCCTGCAGGAGAAAGGCAAGCAGCAGGACACTGTCCTCGGTGGCCGGGCCCTTTCCAACCGGCCGCACGCCTCGTAG